One genomic window of Paenibacillus xylanilyticus includes the following:
- a CDS encoding cytochrome C oxidase subunit IV family protein — protein sequence MSVQDKSDQQPVKHRHRTEGPQKHVVVFIFSIILTLIAFAAVKAGGVNTSFTIILLVVMAILQVFVQLGYWMHMKDKGHLMPILFMAFGFFVAFTCIIMALYWVWW from the coding sequence ATGTCGGTACAGGATAAGAGTGATCAACAACCTGTGAAACATCGTCACCGGACAGAAGGACCGCAGAAGCATGTCGTTGTGTTTATATTCTCCATCATCCTGACGCTCATTGCGTTTGCAGCCGTTAAGGCAGGGGGCGTCAATACATCCTTTACCATCATTCTTTTGGTGGTTATGGCCATTCTTCAGGTATTTGTGCAGCTAGGATACTGGATGCACATGAAGGATAAAGGCCATCTGATGCCCATCCTGTTTATGGCTTTCGGATTTTTCGTAGCATTCACGTGCATCATCATGGCACTCTATTGGGTTTGGTGGTAA
- a CDS encoding cytochrome (ubi)quinol oxidase subunit III has protein sequence MTTSHAEPVSGQLPHEPEKATLEGRNKLIGFWLFLGGETVLFGTLFATFLALRGQTNEGPSANELFHLPLVAAATFILLVSSLTSVFAIQAMHRGNRSALALWLGITVVLGLGFLGIEIYEFYEYVVHKEFGMTTSAFSSAFYTLVGFHGAHVAFGILWIGLIIGQLFRKGLTVVTAPKVYVSAMYWHFIDVVWVFIFTVVYLLGKVG, from the coding sequence GTGACAACTTCACATGCCGAACCGGTAAGTGGCCAATTGCCGCATGAACCGGAGAAAGCAACGCTGGAGGGACGCAACAAGCTGATTGGCTTCTGGTTGTTCCTTGGCGGCGAGACGGTATTGTTCGGTACACTCTTCGCAACCTTCCTGGCGCTTCGTGGCCAGACCAATGAAGGGCCATCGGCGAATGAACTGTTCCATCTGCCGCTTGTGGCAGCAGCGACCTTCATACTCCTCGTCAGCAGTCTGACTAGTGTATTTGCGATCCAGGCCATGCATCGAGGTAACCGCAGTGCATTGGCACTTTGGCTCGGAATTACGGTAGTGCTGGGCCTTGGATTCCTTGGTATTGAAATTTATGAGTTCTATGAATATGTGGTGCACAAAGAGTTCGGGATGACCACCAGTGCATTCAGCTCCGCTTTTTACACGCTGGTTGGATTCCATGGAGCCCACGTTGCATTCGGTATTCTGTGGATAGGACTTATTATCGGGCAGCTGTTCAGAAAAGGATTAACGGTCGTAACTGCACCAAAGGTATACGTCTCCGCAATGTACTGGCACTTTATTGACGTGGTCTGGGTGTTTATCTTTACGGTCGTCTACCTGCTCGGAAAGGTGGGTTAA
- the ctaD gene encoding cytochrome c oxidase subunit I — MDWITTVDHKKIAILYLIAGGLFFGIGGIEAILIRIQLMKPMNSFVSAQVFNELITMHGTTMIFLGVMPIIFAIMNAVVPLQIGARDVAFPFINALGFWTFLFGGLLLNLSWIMGGAPDAGWTSYMPLSSSEYSGTHGVDFYTIGLQIAGLGTLIGGINFLATIITMRAPGMSYMRMPMFTWTTFITSAIILFAFPAITVGLVLLTFDRILGANFFDVANGGNPVLWQHIFWIFGHPEVYILILPAFGIISEVIPTFARKRLFGYSSMVFATILIAFLGFMVWAHHMFTTGLGNVANALFSISTMLIAVPTGIKIFNWLFTMWGGQIRFTAANLFAVGFVPTFVMGGVTGVMLASAPADFQFHDTYFVVAHFHYVIVGGLVLGLFSGLHYWWPKMFGRVLSETLGKWTFWTFMIGFQLTFFVQHFLGLMGMQRRIVTYLPNQDFDLLNLVSSIGAFLMGVGVIMFLVNIVITTRKPVNAPNDPWEDGRTLEWSIPSPPPEYNFKQTPLVRGIDAYWKEKMAGHTEMTPAEPVGSIHMPSATPLPFIMSVGIFIAGLGLMFSKDDFGNAFMNGLFNNYIVVIIGLLITFGAMAMRSLYDDHGWHIEPEDQDEKGVRT; from the coding sequence ATGGATTGGATCACCACCGTCGATCACAAAAAGATTGCCATTCTCTATTTAATTGCAGGTGGATTATTCTTCGGGATTGGCGGTATTGAAGCCATCTTGATCCGAATTCAGCTGATGAAGCCGATGAATAGTTTTGTATCGGCTCAGGTCTTCAACGAATTGATTACGATGCATGGAACAACGATGATCTTCCTTGGTGTCATGCCCATCATATTTGCCATTATGAATGCTGTTGTTCCTTTGCAGATTGGTGCCCGGGACGTCGCCTTTCCATTTATTAATGCACTAGGATTCTGGACGTTCCTGTTTGGCGGACTGCTGCTGAACCTGAGCTGGATCATGGGCGGGGCGCCTGATGCAGGCTGGACGTCATACATGCCGCTCTCCAGTAGTGAGTACAGCGGAACCCATGGTGTGGACTTCTATACGATTGGTCTACAGATAGCTGGTCTCGGAACACTCATCGGCGGCATTAACTTTCTCGCCACGATCATTACGATGCGTGCACCCGGCATGTCCTATATGCGGATGCCGATGTTTACATGGACAACATTTATTACTTCAGCCATTATCCTTTTTGCATTCCCTGCCATCACGGTGGGATTAGTACTGTTGACGTTTGACCGTATTCTGGGAGCCAACTTTTTCGATGTCGCAAATGGTGGTAACCCTGTACTCTGGCAGCACATTTTCTGGATCTTCGGACACCCGGAAGTGTACATACTCATCTTGCCGGCGTTTGGAATTATCTCGGAAGTTATTCCGACCTTTGCACGCAAGAGATTGTTTGGTTACAGCTCCATGGTGTTTGCAACCATCCTGATTGCCTTCTTGGGATTCATGGTATGGGCACACCACATGTTTACAACGGGCCTTGGCAATGTGGCTAATGCACTCTTTTCAATCTCAACCATGCTGATTGCCGTACCGACAGGGATCAAAATCTTTAACTGGCTCTTTACGATGTGGGGTGGACAGATCCGCTTTACGGCTGCGAACCTGTTTGCTGTAGGATTCGTTCCAACCTTCGTCATGGGTGGTGTCACAGGTGTCATGCTTGCATCTGCACCAGCTGATTTCCAGTTCCATGATACGTACTTTGTCGTAGCCCACTTCCACTATGTAATCGTTGGTGGCTTGGTTCTTGGATTGTTCTCGGGCCTCCATTACTGGTGGCCGAAGATGTTCGGTCGCGTTTTGAGCGAAACACTTGGGAAATGGACATTCTGGACATTCATGATCGGTTTCCAATTAACGTTCTTCGTTCAGCATTTCCTCGGTCTGATGGGGATGCAGCGCCGGATCGTTACATACTTGCCGAATCAGGACTTTGACCTGCTTAACCTTGTCAGCTCCATTGGAGCATTCCTGATGGGTGTAGGTGTGATCATGTTCCTCGTGAACATCGTCATTACAACGAGAAAACCGGTGAATGCACCGAATGATCCGTGGGAAGATGGCCGTACGTTGGAATGGTCCATCCCGTCTCCACCGCCGGAATATAACTTCAAGCAGACTCCGCTTGTTCGCGGAATAGATGCATATTGGAAGGAAAAGATGGCAGGACATACGGAGATGACTCCTGCTGAACCGGTAGGTTCGATTCATATGCCATCTGCAACACCGCTGCCGTTTATCATGTCTGTCGGTATTTTCATTGCCGGACTGGGCCTGATGTTCAGCAAAGACGATTTTGGCAATGCCTTTATGAATGGACTTTTCAATAATTATATTGTGGTTATTATCGGCCTTCTGATTACATTCGGAGCGATGGCCATGCGCTCACTTTATGATGACCATGGCTGGCATATCGAGCCCGAGGATCAGGATGAGAAGGGGGTTAGAACGTGA
- a CDS encoding ABC transporter ATP-binding protein, whose translation MNRLELKQVVKQYADKTAVNGVTLNVEEGEIYGLLGANGAGKTTTMRMVLGLIHPDGGEIRYNGKPYSTELQQIMGYLPEERGLYPKVKVSDQINYLARLRGMNGKDADKSLRYWLDRFEVPEYYDKKIEELSKGNQQKMGFIAAVVHRPQILILDEAFSGLDPVNVELLKSTVKELRDEGTAILFSTHRMEHVEELCRQITILHRSNTVVQGEIKEIKNRYPREQVSLNTTGNVDGLDQLAGVNKVERNERGYLIHIAQVEAAQEILKHAMNQTTVEHFEIKEPTLNQIFIREVGESNE comes from the coding sequence ATGAACAGATTGGAACTGAAGCAGGTTGTGAAGCAATATGCAGATAAGACGGCTGTTAACGGTGTTACGCTTAATGTGGAAGAAGGAGAAATCTATGGATTGCTGGGTGCCAATGGTGCTGGTAAAACAACAACGATGCGCATGGTGCTTGGTCTGATTCATCCGGATGGTGGAGAGATACGATATAACGGCAAGCCTTATAGTACCGAGCTGCAGCAGATCATGGGTTATCTTCCGGAAGAACGCGGACTGTATCCCAAGGTGAAGGTCAGTGACCAGATCAATTATTTGGCCCGTCTTCGCGGCATGAATGGCAAGGATGCAGACAAAAGCCTAAGATACTGGCTGGATCGATTCGAGGTCCCTGAGTATTATGACAAAAAGATTGAGGAGTTATCGAAGGGTAACCAGCAAAAGATGGGCTTTATCGCTGCGGTGGTGCACCGTCCTCAGATTCTTATTCTTGATGAGGCGTTTAGCGGCTTAGATCCAGTAAACGTAGAATTGCTCAAATCCACTGTTAAGGAATTGCGTGATGAAGGAACAGCTATCCTGTTCTCGACACATCGCATGGAGCATGTTGAAGAACTTTGCCGTCAGATAACAATTCTACATCGCTCCAACACTGTAGTTCAGGGAGAGATCAAGGAGATCAAGAACCGCTATCCGCGGGAACAGGTGTCCCTGAATACCACTGGCAATGTGGATGGTTTGGATCAATTGGCCGGTGTAAATAAGGTGGAGCGGAATGAGCGTGGATATCTAATTCACATTGCTCAGGTTGAGGCAGCCCAGGAGATATTGAAGCACGCAATGAATCAGACGACCGTAGAGCATTTTGAGATCAAAGAACCAACGCTTAACCAAATCTTTATTCGTGAGGTGGGTGAGTCGAATGAATAA
- a CDS encoding DUF420 domain-containing protein: MDMHFLLPTISTSFIVISAVLVGIGWVLIVRGKKEAHQSMMIAGAVAALLFFIIYMSRTIFVGNTAWGGDPEMEIFYRIFLIFHIILATAAAVFGISTLVLGFKKKFATHRRWGRFTSMIWFSSALTGVVVYVLLYLLYPGGHTRPVWEVILGV, translated from the coding sequence ATGGATATGCATTTTTTGCTACCTACGATCAGTACTTCTTTCATTGTGATTAGCGCTGTACTGGTTGGGATCGGCTGGGTGTTAATCGTTCGCGGTAAAAAGGAGGCTCATCAGTCCATGATGATAGCTGGAGCTGTCGCAGCTCTGCTATTCTTTATCATCTACATGTCCCGAACGATATTTGTAGGAAATACCGCTTGGGGCGGTGATCCGGAGATGGAGATCTTCTATCGAATCTTTCTGATCTTTCATATTATTCTCGCGACAGCAGCTGCGGTCTTCGGTATCTCTACCCTGGTGCTGGGATTCAAGAAGAAATTTGCTACACATCGTCGCTGGGGACGGTTTACATCCATGATCTGGTTCAGCAGTGCACTGACAGGCGTTGTTGTATATGTCCTGTTATATCTCCTTTATCCTGGCGGGCACACGCGCCCTGTATGGGAAGTCATCCTCGGGGTGTAG
- a CDS encoding GntR family transcriptional regulator: MNIPIQINENSAEPLYHQIENQLRSLIITGQLGEGTHLPSIREFAGSLNCSVITVRRVYQDLENEGLLRTKQGTGTFVAKVDAGDRENYKLTAAREALQAAVQSGKSVGCSEEEMAGLFQEILQSIYYPNKG; the protein is encoded by the coding sequence TTGAATATACCGATTCAAATTAATGAAAATAGTGCTGAACCTTTATATCACCAAATTGAAAACCAGCTAAGATCTTTAATTATAACGGGTCAATTGGGGGAGGGAACGCATTTGCCATCCATTCGCGAATTTGCAGGTTCGTTGAATTGCAGCGTGATTACTGTTCGCCGGGTTTATCAGGATCTGGAGAATGAAGGCTTACTTCGAACGAAGCAGGGTACGGGCACGTTTGTAGCCAAGGTTGATGCAGGAGATCGGGAGAACTACAAATTGACAGCAGCAAGAGAAGCGTTGCAGGCAGCCGTGCAGTCCGGTAAATCCGTTGGATGCAGTGAAGAGGAAATGGCAGGATTGTTTCAAGAGATTTTGCAGTCGATCTACTATCCGAATAAGGGGTGA
- the map gene encoding type I methionyl aminopeptidase, whose protein sequence is MHVDPILKTREEIGYMREAGRILRSCHEHIEQWLTPGITTGEIDRRVEAFLAERGATPEQKGYKGYPYATCASVNEVVCHGFPDERELAAGDVVTIDMVVNKDGWLADSAWTYGIGEQRRSIRKLMKRTERALHRAIAQAVPGNTLGDIGNAIERTARLYRYGIVKPLIGHGIGQYIHEPPNVLPYGKRRTGMMLTEGMVITIEPIFTRGSSGAVFWDEDGWTVRTVDGTWGVQYEHTIAITRDGPLILTDGS, encoded by the coding sequence ATGCATGTGGACCCTATTTTGAAAACGAGAGAAGAGATTGGCTACATGCGGGAAGCAGGCCGGATTCTGCGAAGCTGCCACGAGCATATTGAACAATGGCTTACCCCTGGCATAACCACAGGTGAGATCGACAGACGGGTAGAGGCATTTCTGGCCGAACGAGGGGCCACTCCGGAGCAAAAGGGATATAAGGGCTATCCGTATGCAACTTGTGCTTCAGTGAATGAAGTTGTCTGTCACGGCTTCCCGGATGAACGGGAATTGGCTGCAGGGGATGTTGTGACCATTGATATGGTGGTAAACAAGGATGGCTGGCTTGCTGACTCGGCATGGACTTACGGAATTGGCGAACAACGCAGATCCATTCGCAAGCTGATGAAACGCACAGAAAGGGCCCTCCACCGGGCTATAGCACAGGCAGTACCAGGAAATACGCTGGGGGATATCGGCAACGCCATTGAACGGACTGCGAGATTGTACCGCTATGGCATTGTTAAGCCCCTCATCGGTCATGGGATTGGGCAGTATATCCATGAGCCACCCAACGTACTGCCTTATGGTAAACGCAGGACCGGCATGATGCTTACGGAAGGTATGGTTATTACAATTGAGCCCATATTTACGAGAGGCAGTTCAGGAGCCGTGTTCTGGGATGAAGATGGATGGACGGTCCGGACGGTCGACGGAACATGGGGAGTCCAGTATGAACATACAATTGCGATAACCCGAGATGGACCGCTTATACTAACCGATGGATCGTAA
- a CDS encoding ABC transporter permease → MNKMGTITGFTFKNKVKTKSFVVTTIVLALLISIGLNVPYFITLFNGGSIGGGAAGDHPVNIGLLSAGQPEVSEKLEKFSSAQGDQAYRFIADGTKDEAALKADAESGLTDGYLKFETTQGQEFPQPILYSTEEVSPQIIASIEAALQSVKLDVVVKDVLTAEQKELINTPVKVSEQSLSADEAGAEAGSENGMSPINYIVVYLLIILLFTSTMMTGNMIASEITAEKSSRIMEILITSVSPLSQMFGKIIGIFMVGMLQIGIFGAVVAGNVLLPHNRDVLSDFSLNLSDVNIAVIVYGLIFYILGYFLYAVMFAAIGSMVSRTEELGQAVLPITMLSLVSFYIAIFSIATPNILLLKVASFIPFTSPTAILVRIGAGVAPTWEILVSLAILVVSIFIFGWLAAKIYRTGVLMYGKRPTFKELFKAMKAYKI, encoded by the coding sequence ATGAATAAAATGGGAACGATCACCGGATTTACGTTCAAAAACAAAGTCAAAACGAAATCATTTGTAGTTACGACCATTGTGCTCGCACTTTTAATTTCAATCGGACTTAATGTACCTTATTTCATTACCTTGTTTAACGGTGGATCTATCGGTGGTGGGGCTGCAGGAGACCATCCTGTAAATATTGGGCTTCTAAGTGCGGGACAGCCAGAAGTATCGGAGAAGCTGGAGAAGTTCTCGTCCGCACAAGGAGATCAGGCGTACCGATTCATTGCTGATGGTACTAAAGATGAAGCTGCGCTAAAAGCAGACGCGGAATCCGGACTTACGGATGGGTATCTGAAATTTGAAACGACCCAAGGACAGGAGTTCCCACAGCCGATCCTGTATTCAACGGAAGAGGTGTCTCCTCAGATTATTGCTTCTATAGAAGCAGCGCTGCAAAGTGTGAAGCTGGATGTCGTTGTGAAGGACGTACTCACGGCTGAGCAAAAGGAATTGATTAATACTCCTGTTAAGGTTAGTGAGCAAAGCTTGAGTGCTGATGAAGCAGGAGCTGAGGCAGGGTCAGAGAATGGCATGAGCCCGATTAACTACATTGTGGTATACCTGCTGATCATCCTTCTGTTCACATCTACTATGATGACAGGTAATATGATCGCATCCGAAATCACAGCGGAGAAGAGTTCCCGCATTATGGAGATTTTGATTACCAGCGTGTCTCCACTGAGTCAGATGTTTGGTAAAATCATCGGGATATTTATGGTAGGTATGCTTCAGATCGGTATCTTCGGTGCGGTGGTTGCAGGGAATGTGCTGCTTCCTCATAACCGTGATGTTCTGAGTGATTTCAGTTTGAACCTGAGTGATGTAAACATTGCCGTTATTGTATACGGACTAATCTTCTATATCCTGGGTTACTTCCTATATGCAGTGATGTTTGCTGCAATTGGTTCGATGGTTAGCCGTACAGAAGAACTGGGTCAAGCGGTGCTACCGATTACGATGCTTTCACTCGTTTCCTTCTATATTGCAATCTTCAGTATCGCAACACCGAACATTCTGCTGTTAAAAGTGGCCAGCTTCATACCGTTTACCTCACCTACGGCTATCTTGGTGCGAATCGGGGCAGGGGTTGCTCCAACATGGGAGATACTAGTGTCTTTGGCTATTCTAGTTGTATCGATCTTTATCTTCGGCTGGCTGGCTGCCAAAATCTATCGCACGGGTGTGTTGATGTATGGTAAGCGTCCAACCTTCAAGGAACTGTTCAAGGCAATGAAAGCTTACAAAATTTAA
- the ctaG gene encoding cytochrome c oxidase assembly factor CtaG — protein MLGLQYFSFNDLWSPFILALFLLIAAVYLFVVGPLSERVTDAEPATAAQKIMFITGLAVFYLAQAGPFNLLGHVMFSFHMVSMALSYLVAPPLLMKGLPLWVWRKIIQWLPARQLSFLAHPIVAALLFNGLFSLYHLPIVHDYVMLNFTVHRLYYLVLFITSMLMWWTLLNPLPEARQASGLSKIGFIFLNMVLLTPACGLIIFASEPLYATYSNPAVWAEAMRYCVSGDSSALLRTFGGPGFFNFLSSAKEDQQVGGILMKFIQEGIFVSMLAYVFFQWYRKEKREDDDDPYPVERSGGPLNPAK, from the coding sequence ATGCTCGGGTTGCAATACTTCAGTTTCAACGATTTATGGAGTCCCTTCATTCTTGCGTTATTTTTACTCATTGCAGCTGTATATCTGTTTGTCGTAGGTCCGTTAAGTGAAAGGGTTACGGATGCAGAACCTGCTACCGCTGCACAGAAAATCATGTTTATTACAGGTCTGGCCGTGTTCTATCTTGCCCAGGCCGGACCATTTAATTTGCTGGGGCACGTCATGTTCAGCTTTCACATGGTAAGCATGGCTCTGTCTTATCTGGTTGCTCCACCTTTATTGATGAAAGGGCTGCCCCTTTGGGTGTGGCGAAAGATCATTCAGTGGCTGCCAGCGCGGCAGTTATCCTTTTTAGCTCATCCGATTGTCGCGGCATTACTCTTTAATGGTTTATTTTCGCTGTATCATCTGCCCATTGTCCATGACTATGTCATGCTGAATTTTACGGTTCACCGACTGTATTACTTGGTTCTCTTTATTACCTCTATGCTCATGTGGTGGACACTTCTTAATCCACTGCCGGAGGCAAGACAGGCGTCAGGACTGTCGAAGATTGGTTTTATCTTTCTAAATATGGTGCTGTTAACACCAGCCTGCGGCCTGATCATTTTTGCGTCCGAGCCGTTATATGCAACGTATAGTAATCCTGCCGTATGGGCGGAAGCGATGAGATATTGCGTGTCAGGGGACTCCTCGGCATTATTGCGTACATTTGGAGGTCCAGGTTTCTTTAACTTCCTGTCTTCTGCCAAAGAGGATCAGCAGGTGGGTGGTATTTTGATGAAGTTTATTCAGGAGGGTATCTTCGTATCCATGCTGGCATATGTTTTCTTTCAATGGTACCGCAAGGAAAAACGCGAAGATGATGATGATCCGTATCCTGTAGAACGTTCAGGTGGACCACTTAATCCTGCGAAATAA
- a CDS encoding ATP-binding cassette domain-containing protein has protein sequence MEPIAVQLNGVSKMRKRRIIGPIDLVIPEGYVVAILGHNGSGKSTLLNMLQRVVLPDSGQIMWFGQHHEGELPTELREHIGFVADGGGSEEDNITAVEAARFRAHWYTRWDAKLFNQLMNDMDVPYDVKLKKLSKGERRKFEIAAALAARPRLLLLDEPSSGLDPFAWKVMVEQFRNFMADGDTTILIATHIADEVKRLADYIVLMHRGQSLGMAEKDVVLDQWREIWYEGDLRPESIPGAVESKQEAGAIRVITTRVVEAQERLELAGNRIMKIRNLELDEVLQYWIAGYAPTLWR, from the coding sequence ATGGAACCAATTGCGGTTCAGCTAAACGGTGTATCCAAAATGCGCAAGCGTAGAATCATTGGCCCTATTGATCTCGTCATTCCCGAGGGATACGTGGTCGCCATATTGGGTCATAACGGTTCGGGAAAAAGCACGCTGCTGAATATGCTTCAGCGGGTAGTACTACCGGATTCCGGCCAGATTATGTGGTTCGGACAGCACCACGAAGGTGAACTTCCTACAGAGCTGAGAGAGCATATTGGTTTTGTGGCAGACGGTGGAGGTTCGGAAGAGGACAATATAACCGCTGTTGAAGCTGCCAGATTCCGGGCACATTGGTACACCCGTTGGGATGCTAAGCTGTTCAACCAGCTAATGAATGATATGGATGTTCCCTATGATGTAAAACTGAAGAAGTTGTCCAAAGGAGAGCGTCGCAAATTCGAAATAGCGGCTGCGCTTGCTGCACGGCCGAGATTACTCCTGCTGGATGAGCCTTCTTCTGGGCTTGATCCATTTGCCTGGAAGGTCATGGTCGAGCAGTTCCGCAATTTCATGGCGGATGGGGATACCACCATTTTAATAGCAACACATATAGCAGATGAAGTGAAGCGTCTGGCGGATTACATCGTACTGATGCACCGAGGCCAATCACTTGGAATGGCGGAAAAAGATGTCGTGCTCGATCAATGGAGAGAAATCTGGTACGAAGGCGATCTAAGACCGGAGAGTATACCAGGGGCTGTTGAGTCGAAGCAGGAGGCTGGAGCCATACGGGTGATTACGACCCGGGTAGTTGAAGCGCAGGAGAGGCTGGAGCTTGCAGGCAACCGCATCATGAAAATCCGAAACCTGGAGCTGGACGAAGTGCTGCAATACTGGATTGCAGGTTACGCTCCGACACTGTGGAGATAA
- the coxB gene encoding cytochrome c oxidase subunit II — MMKQWQVAKRILPLLAVFSLLLSACGREDLSVMKPQGPVAQGQYDLMKLSITIMIVVLIIVFAIAAYVLIRFRRRAGQNEVPEQVEGNFKLEVIWTAIPLLLVIVLAVPTVQTIFAQGEDLSKDKNAIQVKVTSHQYWWEFTYPQYDVTTSQDLIIPTGKKIAFELKTADVLHSFWVPSLAGKMDTNPDGTVNRFSFSAPNEGVYRGKCAELCGRSHAFMEFKVKAVSQESFDRWVNEMKAPAVLPEDTQLAEKFKTNCLSCHAVGDQGGPVAPNLTGIGGKEAVAGILLNQREGQEEGNPVLDNMKQWLHDPQSVKPGNTMPNPKDLGLTDEEIDGIAEYLANYKLDYE; from the coding sequence ATGATGAAACAGTGGCAGGTTGCAAAGCGAATTCTCCCCTTGCTGGCGGTGTTCTCTTTGCTGCTATCCGCATGCGGGCGGGAAGACTTGTCGGTAATGAAACCTCAGGGTCCTGTGGCACAAGGCCAATATGATCTGATGAAGCTGTCCATTACGATTATGATCGTAGTGCTCATCATTGTATTTGCCATTGCTGCGTACGTGCTGATCCGGTTTCGCAGACGTGCCGGGCAGAATGAAGTTCCCGAACAGGTTGAAGGCAATTTCAAGCTGGAAGTGATTTGGACAGCCATTCCGCTATTGCTGGTTATTGTACTGGCCGTACCGACAGTTCAGACGATCTTTGCCCAAGGCGAAGATTTGTCCAAGGACAAAAATGCAATACAGGTCAAAGTTACCTCACATCAGTATTGGTGGGAATTCACTTATCCTCAATATGATGTTACCACCTCTCAAGATCTTATCATCCCGACCGGCAAAAAAATCGCATTCGAATTGAAAACCGCGGACGTGCTTCACTCCTTCTGGGTGCCGTCACTTGCGGGCAAAATGGACACAAACCCGGATGGAACCGTGAACAGATTTAGTTTCTCGGCACCTAATGAAGGCGTTTACCGCGGGAAATGTGCGGAGCTATGCGGAAGGTCGCATGCCTTTATGGAATTCAAAGTAAAAGCAGTCAGCCAAGAATCCTTTGACAGATGGGTCAATGAGATGAAGGCACCGGCAGTGCTGCCGGAAGATACACAGCTTGCTGAAAAGTTCAAAACGAACTGCTTGTCTTGCCACGCAGTTGGCGATCAGGGCGGACCTGTTGCCCCGAATCTCACAGGAATCGGCGGCAAGGAAGCTGTCGCAGGTATTTTGCTGAACCAGCGTGAGGGACAGGAAGAAGGTAATCCGGTGCTGGATAACATGAAACAATGGCTCCATGATCCACAATCCGTGAAGCCAGGCAATACGATGCCTAATCCAAAAGATCTTGGACTTACGGATGAAGAAATCGACGGAATTGCCGAATATCTAGCCAACTACAAATTGGACTATGAATAG